The Nitrospirales bacterium genome includes a window with the following:
- a CDS encoding Gldg family protein yields MNKKFLTGTGLILAVVLFGAANMLSNAALSTARFDLTEHRLYTLSEGTKNIMQNLDEPITLKLYLSKKLATGLPGIKSYANRVEEMLEEFEQVSGGDITLQVIDPEPFSEEEDRAVAYGLQGVPLEGGTKQFYFGMVGTSSTDEQEVIPFFQPEREEFLEYDLAKLVYTLAHPKKQVLGVISSLPIEGGPPMPMMPQSGGGEPWLIMDHIRQLVEVKTIEKNATEIPEDVSVLMLVHPKHLSDETLYAIDQFVLRGGRALVFIDPHSEADRGMATPNNPFGGTGPKNSDLGKLSEAWGVELVKGKVVGDLPLAKKVQIQQQGRPRVLDYPVWIGLEKAYMSADDIVTAQIPNLNLASAGILKKKEGSETELIPLLHSDDAAMQIPASSLAFMPDVAAMLNSYKPGGEELILAARIRGTAKSAFPDGKPKSKSEESDKEKKEDESEGPPQKHLATSQEPINVIVVADTDLLQDRFWVQVQNFFGQRIGIPNAGNGNFVTNAIDNLGGSNDLISVRSRSGFSRPFTLVRSIQQDAEQQFRQKEQALQNRLKATEQKIQNMQSQKQEGNALILSPEQQEEIAKFRQELVEVRKELRGVQHELVKNIDGLESWVKFFNIGFVPILIGAAGFWVGSKHMRRRKKT; encoded by the coding sequence ATGAATAAGAAATTTCTGACGGGAACGGGCCTCATTCTCGCCGTCGTATTGTTTGGCGCGGCCAATATGCTGAGCAACGCGGCGTTGAGCACAGCGCGTTTCGATTTAACCGAGCACCGGCTCTATACCCTTTCTGAAGGGACCAAGAATATCATGCAAAACTTGGATGAGCCCATCACGCTAAAGTTGTACCTCTCTAAAAAGCTCGCGACGGGACTCCCCGGCATTAAGAGCTACGCCAATCGAGTTGAAGAAATGCTGGAGGAATTTGAACAGGTCTCCGGGGGAGACATCACTTTGCAGGTCATCGACCCCGAACCGTTTTCAGAGGAAGAAGATCGGGCCGTGGCCTATGGGCTTCAGGGCGTGCCGCTGGAAGGGGGAACCAAACAGTTCTACTTTGGCATGGTCGGGACGAGTTCCACGGATGAGCAGGAAGTTATCCCATTTTTTCAACCTGAGCGGGAGGAATTCCTTGAGTATGACCTTGCCAAGCTTGTCTACACGCTGGCGCATCCTAAAAAACAAGTCCTTGGCGTAATAAGCAGCCTTCCGATAGAGGGGGGACCTCCCATGCCCATGATGCCACAATCCGGTGGCGGCGAGCCCTGGTTGATCATGGACCACATCCGTCAACTTGTCGAGGTCAAAACCATCGAGAAGAATGCCACCGAAATCCCCGAGGATGTCAGTGTGCTGATGCTTGTACATCCCAAACACCTGAGTGATGAGACGCTGTACGCGATCGATCAATTCGTGCTTCGCGGCGGACGGGCTCTAGTCTTTATCGATCCCCATTCCGAAGCGGACCGGGGGATGGCGACCCCGAATAATCCATTCGGAGGGACAGGCCCGAAAAACTCTGACCTGGGAAAGCTGTCCGAGGCCTGGGGGGTGGAATTAGTCAAGGGTAAAGTTGTGGGTGACCTTCCCCTCGCGAAGAAAGTCCAGATTCAACAGCAGGGTCGTCCCCGTGTCTTAGACTATCCTGTGTGGATTGGTCTGGAGAAAGCGTACATGAGTGCTGATGATATCGTGACCGCTCAGATTCCTAATCTCAATCTGGCCTCGGCGGGAATCTTGAAAAAGAAAGAAGGGAGTGAAACAGAACTCATACCGCTGCTGCATTCCGATGACGCGGCGATGCAGATTCCCGCGTCGAGCTTGGCTTTCATGCCCGATGTGGCTGCCATGTTGAACAGTTATAAACCGGGTGGAGAAGAACTGATCCTTGCCGCTCGTATTCGCGGAACGGCCAAGAGCGCGTTCCCCGACGGGAAACCGAAATCCAAGTCCGAGGAGTCCGACAAAGAAAAGAAGGAAGACGAATCCGAGGGGCCGCCACAGAAACATCTGGCAACTTCCCAAGAGCCCATCAATGTGATCGTGGTCGCCGATACCGATCTTTTGCAAGACCGGTTTTGGGTGCAAGTTCAAAACTTTTTCGGACAACGGATTGGGATTCCCAACGCCGGTAACGGTAATTTCGTCACGAATGCCATCGACAATCTGGGTGGGAGTAATGATTTAATCAGCGTGAGGAGCCGGTCAGGGTTTTCTCGTCCCTTTACGCTGGTCAGGTCCATTCAACAGGATGCTGAACAACAGTTCCGGCAGAAGGAGCAGGCCCTGCAAAACCGTCTGAAAGCCACGGAACAAAAAATTCAAAACATGCAGAGTCAGAAGCAGGAAGGCAATGCGTTAATCCTGAGCCCTGAGCAACAGGAAGAAATTGCCAAATTTCGACAGGAATTGGTGGAGGTTCGAAAAGAACTCCGGGGAGTGCAGCATGAATTGGTGAAAAATATCGATGGCTTGGAAAGCTGGGTAAAGTTTTTCAATATCGGATTTGTGCCCATTCTCATCGGGGCGGCTGGTTTCTGGGTTGGCAGTAAGCACATGCGGCGAAGAAAGAAGACTTAA
- a CDS encoding ABC transporter permease subunit, translating to MGRINVIFKRELAGYFSTPIAAVFIVIFLLLSGAFTFYLGNFFIRGQADLIPFFDFHPWLYLVLIPAISMRLWAEERKEGTIEMLLTLPVTIWEAVVGKFLAAWAFTSIALALTFPMWITVNILGEPDNGVIAASYLGSLLMAGGFLAIGSCMSAVTKNQVIAFILSVVVGLMFILSGFQMILGPLSAWTPHFILETVSSFSFLTHFHAISKGVLDLRDIFFFLTLIAFWLFATAAIIDMKKAE from the coding sequence GTGGGAAGGATAAACGTCATCTTCAAACGGGAATTGGCCGGGTACTTTTCGACACCGATTGCCGCGGTGTTCATCGTGATCTTTCTCTTGTTGAGTGGCGCCTTCACCTTCTATTTGGGAAATTTTTTTATTCGCGGACAAGCCGATTTGATCCCGTTTTTTGATTTTCATCCCTGGCTCTACCTGGTGTTGATTCCCGCTATTTCCATGAGGCTATGGGCCGAGGAGCGCAAGGAGGGCACGATTGAAATGCTGCTGACGTTGCCTGTGACCATATGGGAAGCGGTCGTCGGGAAGTTTCTCGCGGCCTGGGCCTTTACCAGTATCGCCTTGGCCCTGACTTTTCCGATGTGGATCACGGTGAATATCCTGGGCGAGCCTGATAACGGAGTGATTGCAGCTAGTTATTTGGGGAGTCTGCTCATGGCCGGCGGGTTCCTGGCCATCGGATCTTGTATGTCGGCTGTGACCAAAAACCAGGTCATCGCGTTTATCCTGAGTGTGGTGGTGGGGCTGATGTTCATCTTGAGTGGTTTTCAGATGATTCTTGGACCTCTGAGCGCGTGGACACCGCATTTTATCCTGGAGACGGTCAGTTCATTCAGCTTTCTGACGCATTTTCATGCCATCAGCAAAGGCGTGCTGGATCTCCGGGATATCTTCTTTTTTCTGACGCTGATCGCGTTCTGGTTGTTTGCGACGGCGGCGATTATCGATATGAAAAAAGCCGAATAA
- a CDS encoding ATP-binding cassette domain-containing protein, with translation MGTMVDITGLRKEFGSIVAVDGVSFTVGQGEVLGFLGPNGAGKSTTMKMITGFLTPSGGTAKICGYDILDSPLEAKKRIGYLPEGAPAYQDMTPIGYLTFIGEMRGLYGEDLRTRIAETVEKVNLQSVLEQPIETLSKGFKRRLGLAQAILHDPEVLILDEPTDGLDPNQKHEVRTLIRTMAPHKAIILSTHILEEVQAVCTRAMIIAKGKVVTDGTPADLEGQSPMHNTVVLSVRHGEVYAMQAELSKIEGVNNVEELGQQDGCVRLRIFPDHGRWIIADVGQCAREQQWDVVELHVDRGHLDEVFRALTAPKQALT, from the coding sequence ATGGGCACAATGGTTGATATTACCGGTCTCCGCAAAGAATTCGGGTCAATTGTCGCCGTCGACGGCGTCTCATTTACGGTAGGCCAAGGAGAAGTCCTGGGCTTTCTTGGGCCAAACGGAGCCGGCAAGTCTACGACGATGAAGATGATCACGGGGTTCCTGACGCCATCCGGAGGAACGGCCAAGATTTGTGGATACGACATTCTGGACAGCCCGTTGGAAGCCAAGAAGCGCATCGGCTACCTGCCGGAAGGCGCTCCGGCTTATCAGGATATGACACCGATCGGCTATTTGACATTCATCGGAGAAATGCGCGGGCTTTACGGCGAAGATCTTCGAACGCGCATCGCCGAAACCGTGGAAAAAGTCAATCTTCAAAGTGTGCTGGAGCAACCCATAGAGACCTTGTCAAAAGGGTTTAAACGGCGACTTGGGCTTGCGCAGGCCATACTGCACGACCCTGAAGTCTTAATACTCGATGAACCGACCGATGGGTTGGATCCCAATCAAAAACATGAAGTTCGCACATTGATCAGGACCATGGCCCCTCACAAGGCCATCATTCTCTCGACGCATATTCTTGAGGAAGTTCAAGCGGTCTGCACGCGAGCGATGATTATCGCCAAGGGAAAAGTTGTCACCGACGGCACGCCGGCCGACCTGGAGGGACAATCTCCGATGCACAATACGGTGGTCCTTTCCGTCCGTCATGGGGAGGTGTATGCCATGCAGGCTGAGCTGTCAAAGATTGAGGGTGTGAATAACGTCGAAGAACTCGGCCAACAGGATGGTTGTGTGCGCCTTCGCATATTCCCGGATCACGGCCGATGGATAATCGCCGATGTGGGACAATGTGCGCGCGAACAGCAATGGGATGTCGTGGAGCTGCATGTCGATCGTGGACATTTGGATGAAGTGTTTCGAGCCTTAACGGCTCCGAAGCAGGCACTCACCTAG
- a CDS encoding BatD family protein — protein MVSPRSCIWLVTLLLLEFSINSALGQTVRAYVDRNPISMDETVRLVVELKGPSTGETPDLSGLKKNFDVLENSQSSQTSIINGRTSTSTQWAITLSPKQVGDVTIPAIRVGTQSSAPLTLRVQEHAQNTGDPAGKDVYLEASIEPREPYVQSQMVFTLRLYHAVLLREGQLEDPKISQAIVERIGEDHSFETIQNGRRYQVIERRYLVIPQASGPLTIPSVLFTGKVPDGRRPRSMFEEMFGNRPGVFGSGFQSTRLIRARSQEMTLNVEEIPPTMQQGSWLPARELSVNETWSSDLTKLQVGEPVTRTITIQARGLTGEQLPEVPVTEHSSVKVYPDQPSITTAFDGSWAVGKREQKLAFVPTRPGDVLLPEIRIRWWNLETKKPEEAVLPAQTLTIHGANASEPSAQPGNGTTSIVNDAQSSSFLSEGQGLPQSGNAASSGSLGMSWPVMMGLLLALWLLTAAGWWGDRRKLMMQQNRIQEDKQKSHESIRMIRSLVKQACLQNKPQQAREALLRWASVTWEGSGHRNLGSVARKFGQTTQGASAAQQAIQDLDRTLYSAKAGEWNGTRFWETIAPEMQALEKTKGTWAAKEDDVAPLYLHASS, from the coding sequence ATGGTGAGTCCTCGTTCTTGTATCTGGCTTGTGACGTTGCTGCTGCTGGAATTCAGTATCAACAGCGCATTGGGGCAAACGGTTCGAGCTTATGTCGACCGGAATCCCATCTCCATGGACGAAACGGTTCGTTTGGTCGTGGAGCTGAAAGGGCCATCGACGGGCGAGACCCCCGATCTCTCCGGGTTGAAGAAGAATTTTGATGTGCTGGAGAATTCACAAAGCAGTCAAACCAGCATCATCAACGGCCGAACTTCGACTTCAACGCAATGGGCGATAACTCTTTCGCCTAAGCAAGTCGGCGATGTCACGATTCCCGCGATCCGGGTGGGTACGCAGTCTAGTGCGCCCCTGACGTTACGGGTTCAGGAACATGCGCAAAATACAGGAGACCCCGCAGGAAAGGATGTGTACTTAGAGGCGTCGATCGAACCCCGTGAACCATATGTGCAAAGCCAAATGGTCTTCACCTTGCGTTTGTATCATGCCGTTTTGCTTCGCGAGGGGCAATTAGAAGATCCCAAAATCAGCCAAGCTATCGTTGAACGTATCGGTGAAGATCACTCGTTTGAGACGATTCAAAATGGGCGCCGATATCAGGTGATTGAACGCCGTTATCTCGTGATTCCCCAAGCCAGCGGTCCCTTAACCATTCCCTCGGTGTTGTTTACCGGAAAGGTGCCGGATGGCCGGAGGCCGCGATCGATGTTTGAGGAGATGTTCGGGAATCGTCCCGGTGTGTTTGGGAGCGGGTTTCAGTCAACACGATTGATTCGGGCCAGAAGCCAGGAGATGACTTTGAACGTAGAGGAAATTCCTCCCACGATGCAACAAGGCTCATGGCTACCCGCTCGTGAGCTCTCCGTGAACGAGACATGGTCTTCCGATCTTACCAAACTTCAAGTGGGCGAGCCCGTGACCCGGACGATTACGATTCAAGCCCGGGGGTTAACCGGCGAACAGTTACCGGAAGTGCCCGTCACTGAGCATTCAAGCGTTAAGGTGTACCCTGATCAACCGTCTATCACGACGGCATTTGACGGGTCGTGGGCCGTTGGAAAACGCGAGCAAAAACTGGCCTTCGTTCCGACACGACCAGGCGATGTCCTCCTACCGGAAATTCGAATACGTTGGTGGAATCTGGAGACAAAAAAGCCTGAAGAGGCCGTGCTCCCCGCTCAAACGCTGACTATCCATGGGGCGAATGCTTCCGAACCCTCTGCTCAGCCCGGGAACGGAACGACGAGTATTGTGAATGATGCGCAGTCTTCTTCGTTTCTTTCAGAAGGACAGGGCTTGCCTCAGTCGGGAAATGCCGCTTCCTCCGGCTCACTAGGGATGTCATGGCCTGTCATGATGGGGCTCCTGTTGGCGCTGTGGTTGTTGACCGCTGCGGGTTGGTGGGGTGACCGGAGAAAACTCATGATGCAGCAGAACCGTATTCAGGAAGACAAACAAAAGTCCCACGAGTCGATTCGAATGATACGGTCATTAGTCAAACAGGCTTGTTTACAGAACAAGCCGCAGCAAGCACGCGAAGCGTTATTGAGGTGGGCCTCGGTGACCTGGGAAGGCAGCGGTCATCGCAATCTGGGTAGTGTCGCCAGGAAATTCGGGCAGACGACCCAGGGAGCTAGCGCCGCCCAACAGGCCATCCAGGATCTGGATCGAACCCTGTACTCAGCTAAGGCTGGTGAATGGAATGGAACGAGGTTTTGGGAGACCATCGCCCCGGAAATGCAAGCATTAGAGAAAACTAAGGGAACATGGGCGGCAAAAGAGGATGATGTCGCTCCGTTGTATTTGCATGCATCGTCATGA
- a CDS encoding VWA domain-containing protein: protein MITDVLDFHFLRPWWLAGFLPLGAVIWLLIRQRAKSTGWEAACDAHLLPHLLVGSHRVQTRGPFILVALAWILALLALAGPVWSKLPQPVFRAQSALVVVLDLSRSMDAEDVKPSRLTRAKHKLLDILKRRQEGQTALVVYAGEPHVVSPLTDDANTISSMVSSLDTDLMPLQGSRSDLALRKALELLGQSHVPKGDILLITDGADESELQSVIEAIHGHHRISVLGVGSKDGAPIPQSGGFLKDRDGEIVIPKLDVTSLAHLARSAQGRYATLTVDDQDLETVLPSDWKVTDHQQDEDNQRTTDRWREEGPWLLFAILALTLPAFRQGWLGVVALMVLLSPSPGMAFFEGDWWFRPDQQGSQALEQDNPQTAATLFEDSAWKGVAHYRAGNFEQAIEDFTQDDSIDGQYNRGNALARAGQLQEALQAYQTVLKRDPHHEDAQFNHELISKLIQQHDQQNKSPGSQNEPSQDQQSSENGQSQSESQGEQSQQPDQRQTDQQQADQQQADASQAGEQSNGQSDQPQERSSQDTERQASQQSSEPFGSETQSEREHAEQLGESETDKSGEEMQQAEDVGDPSEQDVESEDQGSRMTAGLSREEKRDMESQQAMEQWLRRIPDDPGGLLRRKFLLEHRRRQEAGQLPYSGGQAW from the coding sequence ATGATTACGGATGTCCTGGATTTTCACTTTCTACGACCCTGGTGGTTAGCGGGCTTTCTGCCATTGGGCGCCGTCATATGGCTGCTCATTCGTCAGCGGGCGAAATCCACAGGATGGGAAGCCGCGTGTGATGCGCATTTGCTTCCGCATTTACTCGTAGGAAGCCATCGGGTGCAGACTCGAGGTCCGTTCATCCTAGTGGCGTTGGCGTGGATACTCGCCCTCTTAGCTCTGGCAGGACCGGTCTGGTCCAAGTTGCCTCAACCGGTTTTCCGCGCTCAGTCGGCACTGGTGGTCGTCCTGGATCTGTCTCGATCGATGGATGCCGAAGATGTCAAACCGTCACGGCTCACGCGGGCCAAGCATAAGTTATTGGATATCCTGAAACGTCGACAAGAAGGACAGACGGCATTAGTCGTCTACGCTGGAGAGCCTCATGTGGTTTCACCGTTGACGGATGATGCCAATACGATTTCCTCGATGGTTTCTTCACTCGACACGGATTTAATGCCCTTGCAAGGCAGCCGTTCGGATTTAGCGTTGCGCAAAGCTCTGGAGTTGCTCGGGCAAAGTCATGTGCCAAAGGGAGATATTCTTCTCATCACAGATGGTGCCGATGAAAGTGAGTTGCAGTCTGTCATCGAGGCAATACACGGTCATCACCGGATTTCTGTCCTTGGTGTTGGAAGCAAAGATGGAGCGCCGATTCCCCAGTCTGGAGGTTTTCTCAAGGACCGTGATGGGGAGATTGTCATTCCCAAACTTGATGTCACGTCGCTGGCTCATTTGGCGCGAAGCGCTCAGGGGAGATACGCGACCTTGACCGTTGACGATCAAGACCTTGAAACGGTGTTGCCATCAGACTGGAAGGTGACCGATCATCAGCAGGACGAGGATAATCAAAGGACGACCGACCGGTGGCGAGAAGAAGGGCCCTGGCTTCTTTTCGCGATTTTGGCGCTGACGCTACCTGCGTTTCGGCAAGGATGGCTTGGGGTGGTGGCGCTCATGGTCTTGCTGTCGCCATCTCCAGGCATGGCTTTTTTTGAAGGCGACTGGTGGTTTCGACCCGATCAGCAGGGCTCTCAAGCGCTTGAGCAGGATAATCCGCAGACAGCCGCAACCCTCTTTGAAGATTCAGCGTGGAAGGGCGTCGCGCATTATCGAGCGGGAAATTTTGAGCAGGCCATCGAAGACTTCACTCAGGATGATTCGATAGATGGTCAATACAACCGCGGGAATGCCTTGGCTCGTGCGGGACAGCTACAGGAAGCCCTGCAGGCGTATCAGACGGTCCTGAAGCGTGACCCACATCATGAAGATGCGCAGTTTAACCATGAACTCATCAGCAAGTTAATTCAACAACATGACCAACAAAATAAGAGTCCCGGCTCACAGAATGAGCCTTCTCAAGATCAACAGTCTTCTGAAAACGGTCAATCCCAGAGCGAATCGCAGGGAGAGCAATCGCAACAGCCTGATCAGCGACAAACGGATCAGCAACAGGCCGATCAACAACAGGCCGACGCTTCGCAAGCAGGCGAACAGTCAAACGGTCAGTCAGATCAGCCTCAAGAACGCTCTTCTCAAGACACGGAGCGACAGGCTTCTCAGCAATCATCGGAACCGTTCGGTTCGGAAACTCAATCTGAGCGGGAGCACGCTGAACAACTTGGTGAGAGCGAAACAGACAAGAGTGGCGAAGAAATGCAGCAGGCGGAAGACGTTGGCGATCCATCCGAACAAGACGTAGAGAGCGAGGATCAGGGTTCCAGAATGACTGCGGGTTTATCGAGAGAAGAAAAACGTGACATGGAGTCACAGCAGGCCATGGAGCAATGGCTTCGGCGTATTCCTGATGATCCGGGAGGGCTTCTGCGCCGAAAGTTTTTATTAGAACATCGCCGCCGGCAAGAGGCTGGTCAGCTTCCATATTCAGGAGGGCAGGCATGGTGA
- a CDS encoding VWA domain-containing protein: MITWVWLWVFLLLPLPWVVQRLVKPVERNAESSLRIPFYQDVMSIDCGQTAVKQGSRSFRNFWLGMLVWLLLLTAAARPQWIGDPVSLPVSGRDVMMAVDVSGSMEIPDFTLQGEQANRLMVVKAVAGEFIKRRKGDRVGLILFGSQAYVQTPLTFDRTTAQTMLNEAEIGLAGKETAIGDAIGLVTKRLKNQAQENRVLILLTDGANTAGDISPLQATKLAAKEGIRIYTIGVGADQMQVSSLFGSRTVNPSQDLDEGTLKEIAQLTGGTYLRAKDKQQLEQVYRQLDELEPAAEETEFFRPTDELYPWPLGAALVLSVLFALTFLRMPSLLTRKSYDPVARTLSSTEVG; the protein is encoded by the coding sequence ATGATCACGTGGGTATGGCTGTGGGTATTTCTGTTGTTGCCCCTCCCCTGGGTGGTTCAACGACTCGTCAAGCCCGTAGAACGGAACGCGGAAAGTTCATTACGCATTCCATTTTATCAAGATGTGATGTCGATTGATTGTGGTCAGACTGCGGTGAAACAGGGTTCCCGATCCTTCCGCAACTTTTGGCTCGGAATGTTGGTTTGGCTTCTTTTGCTAACCGCCGCGGCTCGTCCGCAATGGATCGGAGATCCTGTCTCGTTGCCGGTAAGCGGACGTGACGTCATGATGGCGGTTGATGTCTCTGGAAGCATGGAAATCCCGGACTTTACGCTCCAAGGAGAGCAGGCCAATCGCTTGATGGTGGTGAAAGCAGTGGCTGGTGAGTTTATCAAACGGAGAAAGGGCGATCGCGTAGGATTGATCTTATTCGGCTCTCAAGCCTATGTCCAAACCCCACTCACATTTGACCGGACTACTGCACAGACGATGTTGAACGAAGCGGAAATTGGTCTGGCAGGAAAAGAAACGGCCATCGGCGATGCCATTGGGTTAGTGACCAAGCGTCTGAAAAACCAAGCGCAGGAGAATCGCGTGCTGATTTTGCTTACGGATGGAGCCAACACGGCTGGAGATATCAGTCCGCTTCAAGCGACAAAGCTTGCGGCCAAAGAGGGCATCCGTATTTACACGATCGGGGTCGGGGCGGATCAGATGCAAGTGTCTTCATTGTTCGGCAGTCGAACGGTCAATCCGTCACAAGACCTGGATGAAGGCACGTTGAAGGAAATCGCTCAGCTTACCGGAGGAACATATTTACGCGCAAAAGATAAGCAACAACTTGAGCAAGTCTACCGGCAACTCGACGAACTGGAGCCTGCAGCAGAGGAGACAGAGTTTTTTCGTCCCACGGACGAATTGTACCCCTGGCCTTTGGGGGCAGCGTTGGTCCTCTCCGTTCTTTTCGCGCTGACCTTTCTGCGAATGCCTTCTTTACTGACGAGAAAATCCTATGACCCAGTGGCTCGAACGCTTTCGTCAACAGAGGTGGGGTGA
- a CDS encoding DUF4381 domain-containing protein: MDSLDQLRGLHLPPPVSFWPPAIGWWIVAGSLLALLALGLWFMWYRKKTALRRDALQKLLALKTQFTQTQNCQELMSGLSQLLRRYALSCFGRQAVAGLTGLPWLRFLDEHAKTHLFSDAGSRHAWLEVPYGLDHDKVNGYEMIDLAERWIKQVPLPSKRMTA; this comes from the coding sequence ATGGACTCGCTTGACCAATTGCGCGGCCTCCACTTACCGCCTCCGGTTTCATTCTGGCCTCCAGCGATCGGTTGGTGGATCGTTGCCGGGAGCCTTCTTGCGCTCTTGGCTCTTGGTCTCTGGTTTATGTGGTACCGCAAAAAAACAGCGTTGCGTCGCGACGCCTTACAGAAACTCCTCGCGCTCAAGACGCAATTCACGCAGACACAGAATTGCCAAGAGCTAATGTCTGGTCTCTCGCAACTCCTTCGTCGATATGCACTCTCCTGTTTCGGACGTCAGGCAGTGGCAGGTCTCACAGGCTTGCCCTGGTTGCGATTTTTGGATGAACACGCAAAAACGCATCTATTTTCCGATGCGGGAAGCCGTCACGCATGGTTAGAAGTCCCGTATGGTCTCGACCACGATAAGGTGAACGGCTACGAAATGATCGATCTAGCCGAGCGATGGATTAAGCAAGTTCCTTTGCCTTCGAAAAGGATGACGGCATGA
- a CDS encoding DUF58 domain-containing protein, translating to MWPFPDRAIKSETFPSNVTVDSGTCVVLDELIEARHGIYALGVGAQKGVHSLLAGGERSPFKGRGVDFEEVRRYQAGDDVRHMDWRVTARSGMPHLKIFREERERPVFVVVDYTSSMLFGTRVAFKSVIAARTASLLAWASQHRGDRVGAVVFSDHGHAIVRPRGGQSGVLQVLHALSRHHQQIDMHTPMNDGTGRSAFSTALERVKRTARPGSLIFILSDFRALDDQAIPYVTQLSGHHDVVGVMVSDPLEQEPPSPGMYGVTNGTDFGVVNTWDAPFVETYRRRFKERYQLVENLCVQRGMGFFQISTHVPVEEAVRRGLRLIGDRHKHIRARRLNGDS from the coding sequence GTGTGGCCGTTCCCTGATCGTGCGATCAAATCAGAAACATTTCCATCCAACGTTACCGTCGACTCCGGGACCTGTGTCGTACTGGATGAGTTGATCGAGGCTCGTCATGGCATTTATGCCCTGGGAGTTGGCGCGCAAAAAGGTGTGCATTCGTTGTTGGCGGGAGGCGAGCGATCGCCGTTCAAGGGACGAGGCGTCGACTTCGAAGAAGTACGCAGATATCAGGCCGGTGATGATGTCAGGCACATGGATTGGCGGGTGACGGCGCGGTCTGGAATGCCGCATCTCAAGATATTTCGTGAAGAGCGCGAGCGGCCGGTGTTTGTCGTCGTCGATTATACGAGCTCGATGTTGTTCGGAACGAGAGTGGCGTTTAAGTCCGTCATCGCCGCGCGTACAGCCAGCCTGCTGGCTTGGGCTTCGCAACATCGCGGTGATCGGGTCGGCGCTGTCGTCTTTTCAGATCACGGTCATGCCATTGTCCGGCCCCGAGGTGGACAATCGGGAGTTCTCCAGGTGTTACACGCCCTATCCAGGCATCATCAACAGATCGACATGCACACACCGATGAACGATGGTACAGGGAGGTCGGCGTTCTCCACGGCACTCGAGAGAGTAAAGCGAACGGCCCGCCCCGGGAGTCTAATCTTTATCCTCAGCGACTTTCGGGCGTTAGATGATCAAGCCATCCCCTACGTCACTCAATTAAGCGGGCATCATGATGTTGTCGGAGTGATGGTTTCTGATCCGCTCGAACAGGAACCGCCAAGTCCAGGCATGTATGGGGTAACGAATGGTACCGACTTTGGGGTAGTGAACACGTGGGATGCGCCGTTCGTGGAAACCTATCGTCGTCGATTTAAAGAACGATATCAGTTGGTAGAAAATCTGTGTGTGCAACGGGGCATGGGATTTTTTCAAATCAGCACGCATGTGCCGGTGGAAGAAGCTGTGCGTCGGGGGCTCAGGCTAATCGGGGATCGTCACAAACACATTCGTGCGAGACGCCTAAACGGAGATTCATGA